The DNA region ACGGGCAATTACGCCCCCCTATGTCCCTGTACCGGGCGATCGGCTCAGTCCAGATTTTCTCAACCTGGGATATGTGTTTGCTTTCCGCGCTCTACCCAGCGTTATCTTTTTCTCGGCCTTGATGTCGTTGCTTTATGCATTGGGCCTGATTCAGCCATTAGTCAATCTCTTTGCCCGACTATTTCGGCGCACGATGAATTTAAGTGGAGCCGAAGCCCTGAGCGGCTCTGCCAATATTTTTGTCGGCATTGAAGCGACTTTGGTTGTACGTCCCTACCTGGAACGGATGACTCGCAGCGAACTGTGTGCAATTCTGGCTTCTTGCTTTGGCAGCACAGCATCCACCGTACTGGCCCTGTATGCCAGCCTGCTCCGACCGACCTTTCCCAATATCACAGGGCATCTGATCTCTGCTTCGATCATGGCGATTCCGGCCGGGTGCGATGCGAAAAAGATGGCTTTGAGGAGAGGCAGCAAAAGCTGAGAAAAGACAGGATATGCGGTTCTCCCGTTAGTACTGTGATAACTTTATTTAATCAGAGAAGCAGGCTAATAGTCTTTCTCGAAAATTGTTGAAATTGACAAAGCCATAAGCTTGCCGTTTAATCAATTTAATTCGGTTGTTGATTCCCTCCATTGCGCCACTCGTTGTGCGATTCCGAAAGTAGTTGCTAATCCCATCTAAATGGTTACGAATCGTTGTGCTTGCTTCACTATAGACGACTCGCGCTTGATCGAGCCACCCTTGGATCTGACGCTTGCCTTCCTCAACGGTTAATGGTTGTTCATAAATCGCGCGAAACTCTTCTTTCCACTCATAGGCTTTTCCTAATCGCTTTGACCGTTTCAGAATCTCTTCTAACTTTGTCTTTTCTTCTGCTGTTAAATCCTTGCCATTCTTGAGCAAAATGAATTTGCTACCTCGGTCTGATACACCCGATTGTCTACGAATTTTATTTAACTCCTCATTGACTAATTTCATGACATGAAAGCGGTCAATCACTACCACGGCATTGGGAAACACTTTCTTGACTACCTTTGGGAATCCTCCCCACATATCCACGCTCACCTCTTCAACTTTTGCACGCACCTCTATGGGCTGCTGCTTCAGGATTTCAATAATGTCTTCCTGTTGGTGACTGTCAATCACTTCAATCAATTTCCCGGCCTCAACGTCGCCGATAACGGTGGCGAAGTTTTGATGCCCTTTCCGCTTGCTGATTTCATCAATCCCAATGCGTTTGACTCCTGCCCATCCCGTGTTTTTTCTGTGCATACTGATGCTTGAAAATCCCTTCAATGCGCTCAAAGCTTAATCCTTCTACGCGACCCACTTGCTCCATACTTGACAGTTGTACTTGCTGGTAAATATGCTCCTCATAGCGTCGAGTGTACTGCCGTCCTGCATCCATAAATGTCAATGACTCAGTAAAATAACGTTGGCAATCACGACAATAAAACTGACGACGAGGAATTTTCAAATAAGTGACTTGGCCAAAAATCGATAGGTCTCGAATCAAAATCGGACGGTTTTGATGCAACTCTGAACTTGATTTCTTACAGTGTGGACAGCTAGATTCTTGATTGAGCAAGCGCAACTTTAAGTACACTTCATTGTCTTTTTGAATGCAACTTTCAACCGTAACGTGAGGGAAGTTAAGCAATCTATCAAGATGTATGTCCATTGGCGCAATCCCTGACTGAAAGTATCATATTATACGATTTTCACCCCGGATCCGGAAGAGCCGGATATGCACAATGATCGGTGCAGAGTGAAAAAACATCCTGTCTCTAGTGAATATGAATATACCTGCAACCCTGGATCTCAACCAAGCCATTGAAACATTTAAGCAAACCATTGCCCCACTGCTGGCCGTGGGGGAAATTTCCAGTTGGGATGGAGTGGCGTTGAAAGCACGGGAGGAGGCAATCCGCGCCGCGGCTCTGGTGCTAGCCGGCCAGGTGATTGCCCTGCTGCTGCACGAACTCAGTGAGCATCCAGATAGCCAACGAGAAGCCAACCAACGGACCCGCTCATCACGAGGCTTCATGGCTCGCAGTCAAGGCAAACGCCGGGTCAAGGTATTAACCGTAGGCAATGTCGTCGTTGAGTTCAAGGTGGGCTACATTCTCAATGGGGTCTCTCAGCAGAAGCGGAAAGGCAAGCGGAAAGCCGGTCAACGGGGGCCATCCCAGGGACAGGGATTCTATCCCCTGCTGCGTTGGTTGGGACTGGAAGAGCAAGTCAGTCCCCTGGTTTGGAGCGTGGTTGCAGCGGCAGGGATGCTGTCGAGGTCCTTTGCGCAAGCGACTGAGCAGTTGCAGCAATGGGGCATTGAGTTGAGTGAGAAACGGGTGGTGCGACTGACCTATGGTTTTGGTCAAATCGGCCTGGCGTTAACCGACCAGTGGCTGGCTCAGTTGCAGCAAGGCCAACTGCCCACTGGCCAGACCTTTGAGGGACAGAGAGTGGGGTTGAGTGTCGATGGCGGGCGCACCCGGTTGCGATACAACAAACGGGGTAGACGACGGGCGACCAAGCGGCGGGGGTATCGGGGGCATTGGCGAGAACCCAAACTATTCACCCTCTATGCCATCGATGAGCAGGGCCAGCGCATCAATACAGTCAAATTACCGGTCATTAATGACGGCACCTTTACCGGTATCGAAGGATTCATGAGCCTGCTGGAGATGTATCTGGTCAAATTGGGGTTGTGCGTACCCAGCAAGTGTTGCTGCTAGCCGATGGCGCTCCTTGGATTTGGCACCGGATTCCCGCCCTTCTGGAACGCTTGGGCCTGCCCAAAGACCGACTGATTGAGTTGATTGACTTTTACCATGCCAGTCAGCATTTGAAGGATTTTGCTGAGGCGGCTTTTAGCAAAGCTCAAGTGGCACGGAAATGGTTCGAGGCGGCTCGTTCTAGCCTCAAACGGGGTAAGTTGGCGCAACTCCTGACACAGATGCAGCAGATTCTGGCTCAGAAACACACGCGCCAACAACGCAAGGCAATGACAACCCCATTCAACTACTTTAATGACCAACCCCAGCGCTTTGCCTATGGGCAGGTACAGGCAATGAATCTACCGATTGGCAGTGGAGCCATTGAGAGTCTAATCCGCCAGGTGGTCAACCTGCGGCTCAAGGGAAATGGCAAGTTTTGGTTGCCTGAACATGCAGAAATTCTGCTTCAAGGTCGCTGTTATTGGGCGGCAGGACGATGGGACACCTTCTGTGCTGAAATTTTGACTGCCAAACTCGATGCCAAGCGGCTAGAAATTGTCGCCAATGCGAGTGACTTAGCGGTGGCCTAACCTACCCATTTTTTCCGCTTGGCACCCTGCTAAAAGCCGCCTCAGCAAAATCCTTCAAATGCTGACTGGCATGGTAAAAGTCAATCAACTCAATCAGTCGGTCTTTGGGCAGGCCCAAGCGTTCCAGAAGGGCGGGAATCCGGTGCCAAATCCAAGGAGCGCCATCGGCTAGCAGCAACACTTGCTGGGCATGCACAACCCCAATTTGACCAGATACATCTCCAGCAGGCTCATGAATCCTTCGATACCGGTAAAGGTGCCGTCATTAATGACCGGTAATTTGACTGTATTGATGCGCTGGCCCTGCTCATCGATGGCATAGAGGGTGAATAGTTTGGGTTCTCGCCAATGCCCCCGATCCCCCCGCCGCTTGGTCGCCCGTCGTCTACCCCGTTTGTTGTATCGCAACCGGGTGCGCCCGCCATCGACACTCAACCCCACTCTCTGTCCCTCAAAGGTCTGGCCAGTGGGCAGTTGGCCTTGCTGCAACTGAGCCAGCCACTGGTCGGTTAACGCCAGGCCGATTTGACCAAAACCATAGGTCAGTCGCACCACCCGTTTCTCACTCAACTCAATGCCCCATTGCTGCAACTGCTCAGTCGCTTGCGCAAAGGACCTCGACAGCATCCCTGCCGCTGCAACCACGCTCCAAACCAGGGGACTGACTTGCTCTTCCAGTCCCAACCAACGCAGCAGGGGATAGAATCCCTGTCCCTGGGATGGCCCCCGTTGACCGGCTTTCCGCTTGCCTTTCCGCTTCTGCTGAGAGACCCCATTGAGAATGTAGCCCACCTTGAACTCAACGACGACATTGCCTACGGTTAATACCTTGACCCGGCGTTTGCCTTGACTGCGAGCCATGAAGCCTCGTGATGAGCGGGTCCGTTGGTTGGCTTCTCGTTGGCTATCTGGATGCTCACTGAGTTCGTGCAGCAGCAGGGCAATCACCTGGCCGGCTAGCACCAGAGCCGCGGCGCGGATTGCCTCCTCCCGTGCTTTCAACGCCACTCCATCCCAACTGGAAATTTCCCCCACGGCCAGCAGTGGGGCAATGGTTTGCTTAAATGTTTCAATGGCTTGGTTGAGATCCAGGGTTGCAGGTATATTCATATTCACTAGAGACAGGATGTTTTTTCACTCTGCACCGATCATTGTGCATATCCTGTCTTTTCTCAGCTTTTGCTGCCTCTCCTCAAAGCCATCTTTTTCGCATCGCACCCTTCCGGCCTGTTTTGTGCTGGCCAAGCTGATCGTGCCGGAAACAGAGGTGCCAGAAACAATGGGTAAAGTGTTGCAGGAACATCCCTCCTACAGTCAGGATGCCGCGATCGCAAAAGGCATGGAGTCCTTTGATTCAGGGGTTGAGCGCGAAGACATCGTTGAAGAAGTGCCTGCCGCCCTAACCAAAACTGCTGCTGTTCCCCAGCCAGTTTCCCGTATTGGCCCCTCCCCAGATCGGGAAGAGCCACTGGAACCCTTGGAAACTCCAGCCTTCCTGGCACCTATGGAAAGTATTGTGGTAGGAGCGCTGGATGGGTTGAAGATGGCAGGCGCGATCGCGGCTTTATTAATCGCGGTGTTGGGCTTAGTGGCCATCATCAACCTGTTCTTCACCAACCTGGCTTCCCTGGCTTCCAGTTCTTTGCCGTTCTTCCAGGCGATCGGGCGAGTCTTTCAAGTGATCACTCTGCAAAATATTGCGGGTGCTCTATTCCTGCCATTGACCTTTCTGACAGGGGTTTCTCTCAAATGGCCAGAGCTATGGCAATCCTCTGTGCTAATTGGACAACGCCTGCTGCTGACCGAAGTTCCCTCCTTTCAGCAATTAGCGGTTCTTGCCAGCCAGGGAATTCTCAGCCAGAGAGCTTTGCTGGTCGTTAGTTATGCCCTGTGCGGATTTGCCCATTTTGCCTCCGTCGGCATTT from Leptodesmis sichuanensis A121 includes:
- a CDS encoding Na+ dependent nucleoside transporter N-terminal domain-containing protein; protein product: MSWLNLLSFVGIFALCGIAWLTSEDRRIIPWKTIAWGIGLQLILGALVFLLPATRSLMLLLNDAVNAVLDATEAGARFLFGPLFVPQPTEVPGPVLAGRWIARAITPPYVPVPGDRLSPDFLNLGYVFAFRALPSVIFFSALMSLLYALGLIQPLVNLFARLFRRTMNLSGAEALSGSANIFVGIEATLVVRPYLERMTRSELCAILASCFGSTASTVLALYASLLRPTFPNITGHLISASIMAIPAGCDAKKMALRRGSKS
- a CDS encoding ISL3 family transposase, with amino-acid sequence MHRKNTGWAGVKRIGIDEISKRKGHQNFATVIGDVEAGKLIEVIDSHQQEDIIEILKQQPIEVRAKVEEVSVDMWGGFPKVVKKVFPNAVVVIDRFHVMKLVNEELNKIRRQSGVSDRGSKFILLKNGKDLTAEEKTKLEEILKRSKRLGKAYEWKEEFRAIYEQPLTVEEGKRQIQGWLDQARVVYSEASTTIRNHLDGISNYFRNRTTSGAMEGINNRIKLIKRQAYGFVNFNNFRERLLACFSD
- a CDS encoding transposase family protein: MDIHLDRLLNFPHVTVESCIQKDNEVYLKLRLLNQESSCPHCKKSSSELHQNRPILIRDLSIFGQVTYLKIPRRQFYCRDCQRYFTESLTFMDAGRQYTRRYEEHIYQQVQLSSMEQVGRVEGLSFERIEGIFKHQYAQKKHGMGRSQTHWD
- a CDS encoding nucleoside transporter C-terminal domain-containing protein, with the translated sequence MFFHSAPIIVHILSFLSFCCLSSKPSFSHRTLPACFVLAKLIVPETEVPETMGKVLQEHPSYSQDAAIAKGMESFDSGVEREDIVEEVPAALTKTAAVPQPVSRIGPSPDREEPLEPLETPAFLAPMESIVVGALDGLKMAGAIAALLIAVLGLVAIINLFFTNLASLASSSLPFFQAIGRVFQVITLQNIAGALFLPLTFLTGVSLKWPELWQSSVLIGQRLLLTEVPSFQQLAVLASQGILSQRALLVVSYALCGFAHFASVGIFVGGMISLVPARRRDISELGWKALWAGTLATLMIGCIAGLYDTGNPAIIGR